The Candidatus Desulfofervidus auxilii genome segment TCTTCACACCACATATCTTTGCGGCTTCAGAAACATTGCCTTTACATTGTCTTAAGACATAGCTTAAATATTGATGATAGAAATCTACCAATATTTGGCGTTTTGCCTTTTTGAGTGGTATACTCCATATCTCTTCAGTAGAACTCTCAGATTGTAAAGAGGTCATGGGATCAATCTCTGATGCCTGGATGTATTCTCCCTGACAGATAATCACTGCTCTCTCAATCACATTTTGTAACTCCCTTATATTGCCCGGCCAATCTCTTGTCATTAATTTTGACATAGCAGCTTGCGAAAATCCCTTAATAGACTTCTTATTTGCTTTTGCATACTTTTCCAGAAAATAGTGTGCCAAAATAGGGATATCTTCTCTCCTCTCCCTTAATGGAGGCAAGTGGATACTAATCACATTAAGTCGATAATACAGATCTTCTCTAAATCTTCCCTGTTTTACTAGTTCTAACAAATTCCTATTTGTGGCGGCAATGATACGTGTATCTGCCCTCTTATTCTTTGTGCTACCAACGGGGCGAAATTCACCATCTTGTAAAAAACGCAAAAGCTTTGTTTGCATAAGTAGGTTTAAATCACTTACCTCATCCAGAAAGAGTGTCCCACCATTAGCCTCTTCTACTAGTCCAATTTTATCTCTAATTGCCCCAGAAAAGGCACCTCTTACGTGTCCAAAAAACTCACTCTCAATCAAGGTTTCAGGGATGGCACTACAGTTTACAGGGACAAATGGTTTATCACTGCGCAGACTATGACGGTGCAAGGCTCTGGCTACAAGCTCTTTACCAGTACCACTTTCCCCACTAATAACTACTGTAGCTGATGTCTTTGCCACTTGGAGGATGTATCTGTAAATGGATTGCATAACCTTGCTTTTTCCTATAATAAAATCAACTTCCTTTTCCTTGGCCAATTCCTCTTTTAATGCCTTATTTTCCCTCTTTAACTTTTGCAAATCCATAGTCCTTTGGATAGTAAGAAGAATCTGCTCCGGTTTAAATGGTTTTGTAATAAAATCAATAGCCCCAATCTTCATGGCTTCTACAGCAGATTCTATTGTTCCGTAGGCAGTAATGATAATTACAGCAGTATCAGGCTCTATTTCCTTTATCTTCCTTAGAACCTCCATCCCACTCATACCTGGCATCTTCAAATCCAAAAGCACTAGATCAAAGTAGGTATCTTGAATAAGCCTTATTGCCCTCTTTGGTTCAGGGGTAACTGTTACCTCATAATCTGTCTTGCCTTCAATAATCCTTTTTAGCAAGGAAAGCATGTCTATCTCATCATCTATAATCAAGATTTTACCTAACATCTCCTTATTCCTCAGCTATGGGTAAACTAACAATAAATGTTACTCCTTTCTTTTGATTTTTACAAATAATTGTCCCACCATATTTTTTTACAATCCCATAGCTAATGGAAAGACCAAGGCCTGTCCCTTTTTCTTTGGTAGTAAAAAATGGGTCAAAAATCCTTTCTATTAATTCCTCTCTAATACCACAACCTGTATCCTGAAAGGATATCTCTACACACCTTGTATCTAGATTAAACTTTGTACTAATAAAAAGTCTCCCTTTGCTGTCCATGGCATCCATAGCATTTGTAATAAGGTTCAAAAATACCTGTTGCAGTTCCTGTTCATCCCCCCTTACTAGCGGTAAATTTTTGGCAAAGTCTGTGTGAAGTTCAATATTATTTACCTCTAATGTATGTTTGACAATGTTTAAAAGACCTTCCAAACTTTTATTTACATCTGCTATTTTATACCCATCATCCTTTGTCCGTGCAAAATTTAGTAAGTTTTCTACAATATTCTTACAGTGTAAGGCATGTTTTTCTATGGTCTTAAGGTCTTTATATGACTGTGATTCTTTGGGTGTATTTTCCATAAGTAGATTACAAAAACCAATAATGATCCCCAGTGGATTATTGATTTCATGAGCAACCCCTGCAGCCAATGTACCTATGGAAGCCAATTTTTCAGCATTTACCAATTGTTCCTCTGCCTGTTTAATCTCTGTGATATCCCTAGCAATACACAGAATCTCTTTAATATCTCCTAGATTAAGGGGCATAAACTTTGTATTTAACCAATATTTTTGACTATTTACCTCAATTGTATGTTCCATATTTACAGTTTGCCCACGGGAGAGTTGTTCTAGAACCCCTTTACTCTGCTGTTCTGACCAATGAAAAAGCATCCTAAAATCCATACCCAAAATTTCCTTATCTTTTGAGAAAAAGCTTAAAGTCGCCTTATTTGCAGAAATGAGTCTTCCATTTAAATCTAAGGTAAAGATCAAGTCATCTGCCCCCTCTATAAGGAGTCTGTATCTTTTTTCTGATTTTTTTAGAATTTCTGTTTTTCTGGCTACTTCTTCTTTTAATAGATTACTAAATCTTCTTTCAGAGATAAGCAAAAAAAGACCTACTAATAATAATGCAAAGATTACCGCACCCTGCAAAAAGAAGTGCCTAAGGTAAGCTCTATGGATAACAGCATTTACCTCCTGTTCTGGGGCACAAACAGCTACAGACCATATAGTTGATGTATAAGGTAGGTGTATAGGCGTATAGGCAACAAGTTTATTAAAGTATTTTTTTGTTTCTCCATGCCATAGGGAAGCATATTCTCCTGTACCTTCTTCTCCATTAAGCATCTTTTTCTGTAGTATATCTATCTTTTTAAAGGGAAAATATGGAGCTTCCTCATGCCTTGCCTTAAATGCATTCTTTCCTACAAATTTCTTGATAGGGTGAAAGATAAAATATCCATTTTGATCAATTACCCATGCATAGCCGGTCTTGCCAGAACGAATCTTATCTACATGGCCCTTTACCAATTTGTAGACATCTACCAAAAAGACTGCTATTTTATCTTCAGTTAAAGGACAAGCCAAAACCAAAATTTGATTTTTCTTTAGTGTCAAAAAATGCAAAAAGGGACCAGTTAGTCTTTTTTTCTGAAACAAAGAGGAAAGGTTCTTGATTAAGTCTCTTCCTGCACTTATCAATGTCTTACCATTTATATCTACTATCCCCACACTATCTATACCTTTTTCTTTTACACGTTCATAGACCCCCTCTAACAATGTTTTAGAAATAGGCATACCCTGTTGAACAATATATCTAATAGATATCAATTCCTGCATAGCATAATTTAGGCTATTCTCTATCTCATGCGCTGCTTGACGGGCCAAAATGAGTTGCTGTCCATTAAACTGCTCACTTACAATCCTCTTTAAATCCCTTGCAGAATACAGACCAAAAAAGAATGCAATTATAAGAACCACACAAATACACAAACCAACAATAACCAAGAAGCCTTTTCTACGCATTATAATTATTTTAACACAAATTAGTTTGGTCTAAAAGCTTTGCGTTTTTTCTCTATTTAATTCAAAAAATGTGCTAACAAAAAAGTGACATTGGTAAATTTTTTAATTTTGCAATGATAAAATTATCTCCCAGAACAATCTTGGACTTTGGGTTTACCTTTAGTCTTGTCTCCTTTTTGTAGACACTTAACAAAGGTGTGTCCACAAATGTTTGACGTCTGTCTATTGATTTGGTGTATTCTTATAACTTTTTAATTGGCACACTTTTTGAGTAAGTTCAAAAAGAAAAACAGGAGGAAATGTCAGATGATTAAGAAAGGATTTTTGATATTTCTGATTCTAATTTTTAGTGCAGTCACAGCCTATGCAGCAGAGGTAGCACAACAAACAACAGGAATGAATCCAGTATTGTTTTTCTTTATATTCCTTATTGTGTGCATAATCATAGGCATCTTCGCTGTGCTGGCAGGCGTTGGTGGGGGCGTTATATTCACACCAGTTATGATGGGATTTACCCCTATAGATTCATTTATTGTCAGGGCTACAGGGCTTTTTGTAGCCATGTCAGGTGCACTTGTAGCAGCAAGGCCATTTTTGAGAAGGGGTATTGCCAATATAAAGATCTTGTTTTGGTCAGCAGCACCTTATGCAGTTTGTTGTGTCATTGGTGCTCTGCTTGCAGGGTATGTGAAGGCTACCATGGGCATAAAGGGTGAGGCATTTGTCAGAGGTGCACTAGGTCTTCTTGTAATTGGGATAGGTCTTCTATTTATATTTGCAGGAAAGAGAATAGAGTATCCAGAAGTAAAGAATGTGGACAGCTTTACAGAAAGGATTGGACTTGCCATGGCCTATTGGGAAGAGTCACTAAAAACTGTAGTGGACTATAAGGTGAAAAATTCTCATATTGCACTTCTTCTCTTCTGTGGTACTGGTCTAATCTCTGGTTTTTTTGGACTTGGTGCAGGCTGGGCCATGGTTCCTGTATTTAATCTGGTAATGCTTGCACCACTAAAGGTAGCCGCTACATGCAGCAAGGTATTGATTGGAATAGGAGATACAGCAGCTATCTGGCCATATATTATGGGTGGGGGTATATTTCCACTCTTTGCTGTACCATGCATGATTGGTCTTATAGTTGGCACCCTTATAGGGGCAAAGATTATGCTTAAGGTAAAGGCTGGATTTGTTAGGTGGATAATCATAGTAATCATGTTCTTTGCAGGCATAAGGTTGATATTAAAAGCCATAAAATTATGGGGTATGGCATAGGAGGTGGATTATGGAAGAGAGACCAAAACCACCATTAGCAGGCATTGTCTATGGGGACTTTGCTTACTGGATAGCCATTGCTGGAATGATAATTGGTATCATTGGGATAGTCCTTTATCTTGGAGGGATACACCAATTTATAAATGCAAAATTCCTCTTGTCACAGCTTTGGTCAGGCAAGACCGCCCCTGAGATATGGAAGATGGCTACTGGAAAGATGGTCCATGGGCATTGGTATCTGCATAAACTCTCATATAGTGATGCAATCGCCATGCTTGGTGTAGGTATATGCTGTCTTTCAGCGGTTTTTGGAATGTGGGCAGCTTGCATAACAATGCTTACTAGTAAAGGGAAAATAGGGACTTTATTTTTCATTTTAGCAGCAACGGTTACAGTGATATTGACATTAAGTGCCTTGGGAATAATTTCACTTCGTCATTAGGAGGATAAGATGGAAGAAAAAAAACAAAAAATAATAGATTTTTTGAAGAGTATTGGAGGAAAAGGAGTGGCTACCCAAGCAGAGATTGCTAAAGGTACTGGGATAGACAGACGCATTGTCATGAAATTAATAAAGGAACTAGAAAAGGAAGGGAAGGTAACCAGTGGGGGCAGGGCGGCTGGTGTAGGAGGATATAAACTGGTTGACTCATAGAAAATGAGATTTTTTTAAAAAAATAATTGAGGAGGTATACAATGCTAAAGATTGAAAGACCTTTGCCTCATGGGGGAAGGCTAGTAGAAAGGGTTGTAAGAAATCCTGAGCTGGCAAAAAAGATGGCAAAAGGTTGTCCGGTTTATGATATTAAGCCCACGCTTCACTTTGAGACAGGTGTGCCTGTAAGAAATGTCTATAGGGAAATAATGTCTATATGCTATGGATTTTTTAGCCCTGTTGAGGGGTCTATGACACAGGCAGAGGTTGAGAGGATATTAAAGGAAAGGAGGCTTCTGAATGATTGGGTATTCCCTTATCCATTGGTCTTTGACATCAGTGAAGAGGACTACAAAAAGCTGGGTGTAACATCAGGGGATAGGGTGCTCCTTAGGCTTAAAGGAGAGCCCTTTGCCGTACTTGATGTTGAAGAGGTATGGAGGATTGATAACCCAGAAGAACTTGCCCATAAAACATTTGGTACACCTGAAGATAACCCAGAAGTTGTAAGACAACGATTTGATAAAAAACATCCAGGTTGGGTTATTTATAGGAGCCTTAACCCAGTGGTGCTTGCTGGAAAATATACAATAATAAATGAGCCTAAATTTAAGCCACCTTTTGATAGATTTTGGTATCCCCCTAGAAAATCAAGGGAGGAATATGATAAGAGGGGATGGAGAACTGTCATAAATCATCAGACAAGAAATGTCCCACATGTTGGTCATGAGTTCCTCATGAAGAATGCCGCTTATATGGGAGATATAGAGCCATGCCATGGTATACAGGTAAATGCCATAATTGGTGTTAAAAGGAGAGGAGATTATCCAGATGAGGCTATAGTTGAAGGTCATGAAATGTTACACCTTGCAGGTTATATAAAGCCAGAAAGGCACCTAGTAACAATATGCCTGTGGGATATGAGGTATGGGAACCCTCTTGAATCTATTTTGCATGGGATAATAAGGCAGAATATGGGTTGCACACATCATATGTTTGGAAGAGACCATGCAGCTGTCGGTGAGTACTATGATATGTATGCAACACAGATACTTTGGGGTAAGGGGATACCTAGCTTTGGATTTCCCGCACCCATTACAGATGTTCCATATGGCCTTCAGATAAGACCTCAGAATATGGCTGAGTTCTGGTACTGCCCTAAGTGTGGAGAGATTGCATACAGTGGAACTTGTAATCATACAAAAGAAAAACAAAAATTTAGCGGTAGTTTTGTAAGGGGCATGGTGGCAGAAGGTGTCTTTCCACCTAAGGTTATCTTTAGACCTGAAGTATATAAGGTGATTGTTAAATGGTGGAAAAAATTTGGTTATCCTTTCTGTAATGAAGAATATGTAAAGAAAAAGGAAAAAGAATTAGAAGTAGACTTACCACATATGGAAATTTAAAAAATCCAGTAAGGAGGGAAAAATGGCTCATTTTATTGCCATTCTTTTAGATGAAAAAAGGTTAGATGCATTAAAAGGGACTGGGCTTGAAGATAAAATTTCAGACCTCTTTGGAGGTGCACTAAAAGCTCTTAATATAGAGGTACCTGAGGATGCTGAGAAATGGATAATGGAAGCATTTACTTCATCTAGAATTGATACCAGAGGAGCGATTACGGATCTGCCTATAGCATTTAATAGGGTACTTTTTGAAGAGATTGTAAAACATAAATCTATTGGTAAAGAGGTATTTGATAGTGTCTTGGCTCGGGCTGATGAGATAAAAAAAGCAGCGGCAAAGGAGAGTTCATATCTACCTCCACCAGATGTAGACCTCTCTGATATAGAAAAGCTTCAAAAAAAGCCATATCAAACTGCTTAATAGTTATAAATCCCCTCAGTCTAAGCAGACTGAGGGGATTTTTGAACCTGATAAAAATGAACCTTTTGGTTATATCTCTTTCAGTATTATGCATATTTTCTTCAATTGCGCTTTCTCAACCACTGAAGATTGGAAAAACTCTATTTTATATAACTTTTATTGCAAAACCAAATAGACCTCAAACATATCATCTGTTTTTTTCTGATAAACCCCAAGTCAAAGGAAATGACCCCATTGTTGATGATGAGGATATAGAAGAACCTGATTTCCCTGAATACAGACGGGCAGGAGAAATAAAAAGACAAGGTCTAGATTTAGGTAAGGTCAGTGTTAAAGAAAAAACGAGTTTTGTCTTTGATGTTACTGGTTTTATCAATGATCATCCATCAAAATGCTATTTTTTGGCAGTAAAAAGAGAGGGAGCTGATTATTTTGTGCCCATGGAGACTTGGTTTAACAGAGAGGGAAAGGTTTCAGGCAAAACTAAAATTGTTTTTCAAACAGGTATTTTGGGTAGCTTCTTGGATCAGAAACTCCGTATTAAAGAAGATACCTTAGAATTTAGCGTTAGGAGTCCTGAAAAATGAAGCGTTTTTTTATTTTTTTGTTTATTATTACCTTTTTTGGGGTAAATTTGACCTATGGGTATAGAATCCAAATTTCTAAAGATACTTGGGCTGATTTTGCTATAAGGGGGCAGTTGTTTTATTTCAATTGGGATAAAAGAAGCGATGAGATAGATTATCGTCAAAATTATTTTGAAATGACAGAGGCAGAATTTTATGTTAAAGGTCAGATTAACAAATTGGTTCAATTCTTTACCCAATGGGAGTGTTATTACAAACCATATAAACTAAGTGGTAAAAAAAGGGAGGATAGCACTAAAGCTTTTATGAAAGAGACAGGTGTAAATCTTCTATTTTGTTCTGAGTTTAGGATAAGATTTGGCAGGCAGCGTATACCTGTTAGCAGATATCATCAAAGGTCTGATTATAAAAAACTCATTCCTACTGACTATTTTTATAGGTATGATATCCATAGCGTATTTAAAGGTAATGTCAATAAATACCTTAACACAAAAGAAACCTGTCTTCAAATTAGACATCCAGGCATTACGGTCTTTGGATACTTCTTTAATGGGATGCTTGAATATCACCTAGGTTTATTTAATCAGCCAAACAACAAGCCTCTTGGCGCAGATGAGGGTGGTTTTAAAGGTGTTAGACCCACATTAAGGCTTGTCTTTACTCCTGTTTGGTTGGGATATAAACCCGAAAAGTCCATTAAAGGGACAAGGGGAGATTCTTATCTTGGGAAAAAGGACGTATTTAATATTGGTATAGGATATTCTAGAGAAGAGATATGGGATGGTCTTGATAATGAGATGTTTGCTATTGATGGTTTTTGGGAGAAGAGATTTGGCAGTAAAAATAGATATGTCCCTATGTTACAATTTGGATACATTTACTCAAAAGAGACTCATAAAGTTGATGGTAAGTCAGAAGATAGTCAATTCTGGTGGATTGCAGGGCAATTCCTTTATAATAAATTTATTGGTTATGGAAGGCCTGCTATTGCAGTGAGATTTGAGCAGATGAACGCAGATAATGCTTATAATAATGAAGATGTTACCTATAATCGTGTCTCAATTTTTCTTAATTACTTCATCAAAGGATACTCTGCCTGGTTAGCAGTTGGTGTTGATCAGGTATGGTATACTAATGGTGCAAAAGATTACTGTTTAGCCCATGGCAAACAACGCAATATGACTGACTTCAGCACTTACTTTCAATTTAGATTCTAAAGAAATGAATTTCCCTCTTTTTATATTACCCTTGATATCCTTTATCATTGCTACTCTTACTTCACAGGCTGGGGTTTCAGGGGCATTTCTGCTTATGCCTGTTCAAATAAGCCTTTTGGGCATTACTTCTCCTATAGCAAGTGCTACCAATCCCAAACCCTTTAAATTATTTATAAGAAAAAAGAAAATACAGGTGGTTACTGAAATTCAAATTAAACAGATGTCTTTTAAAAATGTCACATTTTCTTTTGCTTATGAAGATTTTTCTTTTTCACCTATTGTTATCTTTTTACTTACTCTTTTTACTGGAACTATCTCTGGAGCTTATGGAATTGGGGGTGGGGCATTATTAGCCCCTATCCTTATTTCGGTATTTATGTTACCACCCTTACAGGCACATTTACTACTTCTATAATGGGTGTATGTTTTTACTACTTGTTAGGTTATCCACCCAATTGGAAAATTGCTATTTCAAGAACACAAAAATATATTCCTGAAAGAGTAATAAAAATCATACTTGCCTTTCTCATTTTTATCCCAGCAGCAAAGTATATTTTAAGGTTATAGCTTCCACCATTAAGAGATAATCTTTTGGTTTATACCTTCTATCAAAACTTTATTATAGCATACAAGATTTTTGGGAGGCTGTTTTAAAGAATAATTCTATTAAATGATGACCTGGCTTAACAAAGATACCTGATGTCTTAGCACTTTCTTCAGAAAATGGGCGAAAAGAAACATTGGATTTTCTTTCATAAAAAATAGCAAATGGCACTGGCATAGCAACATGTGTTCTTACTGAAATAGGAGTATAGTGATCAGTAGTAACGAGAATTTTTATATCTTTTTCTTTTGTTTCTCTTAATATTGTACCAACTACAAATTCATCAAATGCTTCAATTGATTCTATTTTTGCCTTTAAATTACCTTCATGACCTGCTTCATCTGGTGCTTCAACATGAACATAAACAAAATCTAACTTTTCTAATGCTGAAAGTGCATATTCTGCTTTTCCTTTATAATTTGTATCAAAATAACCTGTTGCCCCAGGTACATTTATTATTTTCAATCCTGCTAAGATACCAATACCTTTAATTAAATCTACCGCTGAAATTACTGCCCCTTTTAATCCAAATTTTTCTTCAAATTTAGGCATATCTGGTATTTCCCCCTGTCCCCAAGGCCATATACTATTAGCTGGCTTTAATCCTCTATTTATACGAGAAATGTTTATAGGATGTTTTTTTAAAATAAATCTTGCTTTACCCATTAAACTCCTTATTTCTTCTGGTAAAGAGAAGAAATAATCTGTAACATCCTTTTCTATAACATCATGCGGAGGTAATGTTTCAAATTCTTTTTTCCCTTTATACCAGATAAGAATATGCCTATAACTTACACCAGCAAAAAATTTAAATTTTTCATCATTTATACCTTCATTCAATGCTTCTATTAAAATCTTTGCCTCTTCTGATGAAATATGCTCAGCACTATAATCAGCCATAAAGAAACGACCTCTTTCTTCTGTCAATGTAACAAGATTACACCTAAAAATAATATCTTCTTTAGAAGCTTTTATACCAAGACTTGCTGCCTCTATCGGCCCTCTGCCTGTATGATAGATTTTAGGGTCAAATCCCATAAGCGTCATATTAGCAACATCACTGCCAGGTGGCATACCTTCTGGCACTGTTTCTACCAAACCTATTGAACCATGAGTGGCAATAAAATCCATGTTTGGTGTCTTAGCAGCCATTAAAGGGGTCTTCCTATTTAAAACATCTATAGGATAATCTCCCATTCCATCACCAACAAGAAAGACAAATTTCATTATTCAATCCTTAATTCGTCTTCAATACGAATAAAAATAGGTTTTGCTTTTACTACTTCAAGTTTTTCTATTTCCTTTAATGCTTTTTTCACATTTGCCTCCTTTGCCTCATGGGTAAGCATAACAATAGGCACTTTACCATTTATTTCTCTACCTTTTTGCACTACTGAAGAAATACTTATATCATTATTACCTAATACACCAGAAATCTTTGAAAGTACACCAGGTTTATCTACTGCAAAAAAACGGAAATAGTATTTACAAATAATTTCATCCATAGAAATAATTGGCTTTTTTTCTCTTTCACTAGGGAGAAAAGAAAGAGATGGAACTCTTTGGCTAATACCTTTAATTATATTTCTTGCTAAATCAACTACATCACTTACTACAGCACTACCTGCTGGCATCATACCTGCCCCTAAACCATAAAAAAGCACATTGCCTACTGCATCACCCTTTACTAAAAGGGCATTATAAGCCCAATTAACATTGGCAAGAGGGTGCTCTATAGGAATCATTGTAGGATGTACTCTTGCTTCAATACCATTATCATTATATCGAGAAATAGCCAAAAGTTTTATGCAATAACCAAATTCTTTAGCAAACTCAATATCAAGTGGTTCAATGTTTGTTATTCCTTCAATATAAACTTTATCAAATGTTATAGGCATTCCATAGGCTAATGCAATAAGAATAGCAAGTTTATGAGCACTATCAATGCCTTCAACATCAAAAAAAGGATCTGCTTCAGCATAACCTCTTTTTTGAGCCTCTTTTAAAGCCTTATCAAAGGGAATACATTCCTTTGTCATTTTAGTTAAAATAAAATTGGCTGTGCCATTTAATATACCAAACAAACAAAGAATCTTATTTCCAGCAAGCCCCTCCTTTATCCCCTTTATTAAAGGGATACCACCTCCAACACTTGCTTCAAAAGCTACATCTACACCATAATGAGCTGCTAAAGAAAAAATTTCTTCTCCATGAACAGCTAACAAAGCCTTATTAGCTGTAACAACATGTTTTTTCTGTTTAATAGCATTTAAAATAAATGTCTTTGCTGGCTCATAACCACCAATAAGTTCAATAACAATATGAATTTCAGGATCATTTACAATATCATTTGCATCTTCTGTCAGAATAATGCCAGCCAAATCAACAGGTCTAGGACGTTTCAAATCTTTATCTGCTATTTTTTTCAATACCAAAGGCACACCAACTTGTTTTAATAATAAATCCTTATTTTCAATAAGGATTTTTGCTACACCTGTACCAACTGTACCAAGACCAATAAGTCCAATGTTGATAGCATCCATCTATCCCCTCTCAAGAAATCTTCTTATACCTCTTATAGCTTGACGAATCCTGTGAGGATTTTCTACTAAAGCAAAACGCACATATTCATCTCCATATTCACCAAAACCAATACCTGGTGAGACAGCTACTTTTGCCTCTCGAATAAGTCTTAAAGAAAATTCTACTGAACCTAAATGTCTAAACTTTTCAGGTATTTTAGCCCAAACAAACATAGTAGCTTTTGGTTTTTCTACTGACCAACCAATCCGATTTAAACCCTCTACTAAAACATCTCTTCTTTCTTTATAAATTTGTACAGTTTGTTGAACACATTCTTGAGAACCATTTAAAGCAATAATAGAGGCAATTTGAATTGGTTGAAATATACCATAGTCTAAATAACTTTTTATGCGAGTAAGTGCACTTATAATTTTTGCATTACCTACACAATAACCTACACGCCAACCAGGCATATTATAACTTTTGGACATAGAAAAAAATTCAACACCAACATCCTTTGCCCCTTTTGCTTGAAGAAAACTTGGTGCTACATAACCATCATAAACAAGATCAGCATAAGCAAAATCATGAATTATCCAAATCTTATTTTCTTTAGCAAAATCAACAATTTTTTGAAAAAATTCAAGGTCTACTACTTTTGTTGTAGGATTGTGTGGAAAAGAAATAACTAATAACTTTGGACGTGGCCATGCTTTCTTAACTGCCTTTATAAGCTCTTCAAAAAAATCACAGTTTTCAATAAGAGGTACACTATGAACATCTGCATTAGCAATAACAATGCCATAACTATGAATAGGATAGGTAGGATTGGGAACTAAAGCTGAATCGCCAGGGCCAAGCATAACAAGCATTAGATGAGCAAATCCTTCTTTACTACCAATAGTTACTACTGCTTCTGTTTCAGGATCAATATCTACATCAAACCTTCTTTTATACCAGTTAGCAATAGCTTCACGCAGTTTTCTAATACCACGAGAAGCAGAATAACGATGATTATGTGGTTTTTGCGCTGCTTCAATCAATTTATCTACAATATGACGAGGTGTAGGGAGATCTGGATTGCCCATACCTAAATCAATAATATCCTCTCCCCGCCTTCTTGCTTCCATCTTTAAATTATTTACTTCTGCAAAGACATAAGGAGGCAATCTTTTAATTCTGGGAAAGACTTCTTCCAAATCATTCATATTATCACCTCACCTCTGCTCCAGATTTAATATCACCATCTATTGTTGTTAAAACCATATTTTCACCATCTGATGCAGCTAAAATCATTCCTTCTGAAATTACTCCACGCAATTTAGCAGGTTTTAAATTTACAACTATTAATACTTTTTTACCAATTAAATCCTGTGGTTTATAAAATTTAGCAATACCTGCTACAACAGTGCGTTTTTCTCCACCTAAATCAACCCTTAATTTCAATAATTTTTCTGTATTAGGCAATCTTTCTGCTTCAATTATCTCACCTACACGAATATCTAT includes the following:
- a CDS encoding sigma-54 dependent transcriptional regulator; its protein translation is MLGKILIIDDEIDMLSLLKRIIEGKTDYEVTVTPEPKRAIRLIQDTYFDLVLLDLKMPGMSGMEVLRKIKEIEPDTAVIIITAYGTIESAVEAMKIGAIDFITKPFKPEQILLTIQRTMDLQKLKRENKALKEELAKEKEVDFIIGKSKVMQSIYRYILQVAKTSATVVISGESGTGKELVARALHRHSLRSDKPFVPVNCSAIPETLIESEFFGHVRGAFSGAIRDKIGLVEEANGGTLFLDEVSDLNLLMQTKLLRFLQDGEFRPVGSTKNKRADTRIIAATNRNLLELVKQGRFREDLYYRLNVISIHLPPLRERREDIPILAHYFLEKYAKANKKSIKGFSQAAMSKLMTRDWPGNIRELQNVIERAVIICQGEYIQASEIDPMTSLQSESSTEEIWSIPLKKAKRQILVDFYHQYLSYVLRQCKGNVSEAAKICGVKRQYLHRLMKIANLKSSSFRD
- a CDS encoding winged helix-turn-helix transcriptional regulator; its protein translation is MEEKKQKIIDFLKSIGGKGVATQAEIAKGTGIDRRIVMKLIKELEKEGKVTSGGRAAGVGGYKLVDS
- a CDS encoding ATP-binding protein, producing the protein MRRKGFLVIVGLCICVVLIIAFFFGLYSARDLKRIVSEQFNGQQLILARQAAHEIENSLNYAMQELISIRYIVQQGMPISKTLLEGVYERVKEKGIDSVGIVDINGKTLISAGRDLIKNLSSLFQKKRLTGPFLHFLTLKKNQILVLACPLTEDKIAVFLVDVYKLVKGHVDKIRSGKTGYAWVIDQNGYFIFHPIKKFVGKNAFKARHEEAPYFPFKKIDILQKKMLNGEEGTGEYASLWHGETKKYFNKLVAYTPIHLPYTSTIWSVAVCAPEQEVNAVIHRAYLRHFFLQGAVIFALLLVGLFLLISERRFSNLLKEEVARKTEILKKSEKRYRLLIEGADDLIFTLDLNGRLISANKATLSFFSKDKEILGMDFRMLFHWSEQQSKGVLEQLSRGQTVNMEHTIEVNSQKYWLNTKFMPLNLGDIKEILCIARDITEIKQAEEQLVNAEKLASIGTLAAGVAHEINNPLGIIIGFCNLLMENTPKESQSYKDLKTIEKHALHCKNIVENLLNFARTKDDGYKIADVNKSLEGLLNIVKHTLEVNNIELHTDFAKNLPLVRGDEQELQQVFLNLITNAMDAMDSKGRLFISTKFNLDTRCVEISFQDTGCGIREELIERIFDPFFTTKEKGTGLGLSISYGIVKKYGGTIICKNQKKGVTFIVSLPIAEE
- a CDS encoding sulfite exporter TauE/SafE family protein — encoded protein: MIKKGFLIFLILIFSAVTAYAAEVAQQTTGMNPVLFFFIFLIVCIIIGIFAVLAGVGGGVIFTPVMMGFTPIDSFIVRATGLFVAMSGALVAARPFLRRGIANIKILFWSAAPYAVCCVIGALLAGYVKATMGIKGEAFVRGALGLLVIGIGLLFIFAGKRIEYPEVKNVDSFTERIGLAMAYWEESLKTVVDYKVKNSHIALLLFCGTGLISGFFGLGAGWAMVPVFNLVMLAPLKVAATCSKVLIGIGDTAAIWPYIMGGGIFPLFAVPCMIGLIVGTLIGAKIMLKVKAGFVRWIIIVIMFFAGIRLILKAIKLWGMA
- a CDS encoding DUF1634 domain-containing protein: MEERPKPPLAGIVYGDFAYWIAIAGMIIGIIGIVLYLGGIHQFINAKFLLSQLWSGKTAPEIWKMATGKMVHGHWYLHKLSYSDAIAMLGVGICCLSAVFGMWAACITMLTSKGKIGTLFFILAATVTVILTLSALGIISLRH
- the sat gene encoding sulfate adenylyltransferase, whose translation is MLKIERPLPHGGRLVERVVRNPELAKKMAKGCPVYDIKPTLHFETGVPVRNVYREIMSICYGFFSPVEGSMTQAEVERILKERRLLNDWVFPYPLVFDISEEDYKKLGVTSGDRVLLRLKGEPFAVLDVEEVWRIDNPEELAHKTFGTPEDNPEVVRQRFDKKHPGWVIYRSLNPVVLAGKYTIINEPKFKPPFDRFWYPPRKSREEYDKRGWRTVINHQTRNVPHVGHEFLMKNAAYMGDIEPCHGIQVNAIIGVKRRGDYPDEAIVEGHEMLHLAGYIKPERHLVTICLWDMRYGNPLESILHGIIRQNMGCTHHMFGRDHAAVGEYYDMYATQILWGKGIPSFGFPAPITDVPYGLQIRPQNMAEFWYCPKCGEIAYSGTCNHTKEKQKFSGSFVRGMVAEGVFPPKVIFRPEVYKVIVKWWKKFGYPFCNEEYVKKKEKELEVDLPHMEI